TTCCTGAACTTTTTCGGCAGCGATAGCGATTCTGTTTGCTTCTGCTTCTTTTTCCCTCCTCAATGCGTCCGAACTAGCTATGGCAATTTTTGCAGAGTTTTCACCCTCTACGGCGCTTGCGTTATTGGATGCAATTTTAATACGGGTATCACGACCAGTTTCTGCTATGCGTATATCCCTGTCGCGTTCTGCCTCGGCCTTCCCTATCGCTTCATCCCTTTTTGCAGCAGCTATTAACACTTCACGGTCCTTTACTGCATTGGCGATCTGTGAATCGCGGTCGCGCTGTGTCTCCGATATTTTGATATCCTTATCGCGGTCCGCTTCGGCTTTACCGATTTCACCGTAACGTTCCTGTTCTGCAACACTCTTCTTCGCTTCATTAATTGCTTTAGCGGCTGCTTCTTTTCCTAAGGCTTCAATATAACCCGATTCATCACGAATATCAGTTACGTTCACGTTGATAAGTTTCAATCCGATCTTTCGGATCTCTGCATCTACGTTGTTAGTTACATTCGCTAAGAACTTGTCGCGGTCGTTATTAATCTCTTCGATATCCATCGTAGCGATCACAAGTCGCAGCTGTCCGAACAGTAAATCTTTAGAAAGCTCCTGGATCTGCTCCATTGTAAGGCCGAGAAGTCTTTCGGCAGCATTGCTCATAACCTCAGGCTCTGTTGATATACCGACAGTGAAGCGGCAGGGAACATCTACCCGGATATTCTGTTTTGAAAGTGCATTGGTGAGGTTCGCTTCGATTGAAATGGGCTTTAATTCGAGAAAGGCATAATCCTGAAAGACTGGCCAGATAAAAGCGGCTCCTCCGTGGACACACCGCGCAGTGGAAATTCCTCCTTCTTTGTTCTTTCCGGTACGTCCATAGACAACAAGAATGCGATCGGAAGGGCATCTTTTGTATCGCGACAAAATAGCTGCAAACGTAACAAAGATTACGACAGCGAAAACAACAACAATAATAAGTGGATTCATAATTGTGGATTAGGTATTACTATTTAATTCATTTTTTCAACAAGCAACAGTCGACCGTCTACGATATCCGTGACGGTTACAAACTCGCCGCTCTTCAAAGATTCGCCTAAAGTAACAGCATCTAGTTCCCTGATATTGCCCTGCAGCCGTATGTGTACTTTGCCAATTCCGGTTTTCCGTGGAGGAATAGTAAGATAAACTTCAGCAGTCTTGCGAACCGCGTTTCGAAGATCCATGCTGCCGTCCTGAGCCATACCGGTAAGCCAGAAGAAAAGATACATTACAATGGCGACCAGAACCAGTCCGATTGCAGCTGCGGTAACGACAAGTAAGAGTTGATTCGTAATGGTACTTTTCAGGGCAATTACCGACCAGCCAAAGCCAAGAAAAAAGTTTATAAAATTACGGAAAGTGAACAGCTGGAAGGGCGCCCCGTCCCCCGAACTACTGTCCAAATCGCCGTCAAAATCAGCGTTCAAATCACTATTGCTGTCCATTCCTGCAAAAGTGAGGATCAATTCTATAATAAATATTACAGTAACGGGAATGGTTATTAGCCAAATTATCTTATCAAATAATGATAATGCAGACCACCAGTCAGACATGTTAGGTTTTTTTCTGCTAATGTAATATTTTTTCAATTACATAGTGGAAAAGTTGTAAGTAATAAGTTTGGCATGGATAGGTGGTAAAACAATTGCAAAAGGCCGTCTATTAACGCTGTAAGTAGTATTATTGATGACTTTATAACTATTTGCATACCCCATCGCCAAAAGATATCAAATAATTGTTATAACATTTAAAATAATTGTAACCCTATACGCAAAGAATAGTATAAGGATAGTGTAAGGGGTTTTGAATAGTGTAGAGGGATTTGTTAAAGTAGGTAAAGATAAGGAAGGGTAATGGTTTGGTTGGATGAGGGTGTCCAAAAAGTAAGGACACCCTTTTTTGTTTTCCCATTAATTCGTAAATTAATGGTGCTAATGAAAACAAGATCAAATGTACATTTTAAGGCGTTAACCTCGCAGCAGGTTGTGCTTTTTCCCTCGAACATAGGGGATCGGATTCCATCAGATCATCCTGTCCGTATTGTTAACCAAGTTGTTGAATCACTTAATATCGATGATATTCTTTCAGGATATAAAGGCGGCGGTACCAGCAGCTTTCATCCCAGAATGCTAATTAAAGTACTTTTCTACAGTTACTTCTGTAATATTTATTCTTGTCGAAAGATGGCTCAGGCCCTGCAGGAAAATATCCACTTCATGTGGCTATCAGGCAACAGTACCCCTGATTTCCGCACTATTAACGATTTTCGTGGTAAGCGGTTAAAGGATAAGATCCAGCATCTGTTTGCAGAACTGGTCCGTTTGATGGCTGATCTTGGCTATGTCAGTCTTGATATCCAGTATGTGGACGGCACCAAGCTGGAATCGGCTTCGAACCGGTATACCTTTGTATGGAAAGGCTCTACAGAGAAGAATAAAGCAAAGCTGGAAGAAAAAATAACCGGAGTACTTGGGGATATAGATAGGTCTATAAAGCATGATAAAGCGGAACTGGCCTCACCGGAAAAGCCAGGCGTTCCTGTAAGTTCAACGGAACTTAAGAACAGGATAGATGAACTGAACGGTCGTTTGGCAGAGCTGAACAAGCAACAAAAAAAAGAGGTTAAGAAGCTTGAAAAAGATGCACTTCCCCGACTTGAGAAATATGAAGCGCAACTGGAAACTTTAGGCACACGCAACAGCTACAGCAAGACCGATCAGGATGCTACTTTCATGCGGATGAAGGAAGACCATATGAAAAACGGCCAGCTTAAACCGGCTTATAATACCCAGATTAGTACCGAGAATCAGTTTATTACCAACTTTTCCATTCACCAGCGTGCCGGAGATACTGCCACTTTGACCCTCCACCTGGAGCAGTTCAAAGCACATTACAATAAACAATCAAAGAAAGTAGTGGCAGACTCAGGGTATGGAAGCGAGCAGAACTACCAGTGGATGGAGGATAATGATATTGAGGCTTTTATCAAGTACAATTACTTTCATAAAGAACAAAAACGCAGCTTTAAAAAGAATATATATCATGCCTCAAACCTGCCCTACGATGTGCAAGGGGATTACTTTATATGTCCGGCAGGCAAACGTATGATCAAAATGGAGGAATCTGAGCGCATCTCAGAGCTGGGGTATAAATCTAAGGTGAGCTGTTACAAAACAGAGAGCTGCCAGGGCTGTCCGCTCAGGAAAATGTGTTATAAAGGCGATGAAGACCGTAAAATTGAGGTCAACCATGCCTTAAGGGCCTTTAAGGAGAAAGTGAAGCAAAAGCTGTTAAGTGAAGAAGGTGTTAGGCTCAGAAAGAACAGAGCGATAGAACCAGAAGCTGTATTTGGTCAACTAAAAAGCAATAACAGGTTCAATCGATTCAGACTACGTACACTCCCTAAAGTAAATATCGAGTTCGGACTGGCCGCCATAGCACATAACTTAAGGAAAATGGCAGCAAAAGCTGCTTAAAAAGCCTAAATTGACGCGATTCATCATGATAACACAATGTCTATACGATCTAATGCAGCAATTAACTGCATTAAACATAAAGTGAAAAGCTATTTCATAAGAATCTGAAAAACTCCTACTCTCTTGTAAAAGGAAAGAGGGTGCCTTTTTGGACACCCCCTTTTTATTACCCGCCTTTTCTAAACAGCGTTTCTTTGAATTTCTTAAATTTTGACATATCACCGCCGGTGCTGAATAACCCAAATAATTCAAGTCCGACGCCCGTACCCATTAACAGCCGTAAATAAAGTCAGGAAGATCAGCTAAGTAATGCTTTGCTATCAATGCGGTTGAAACTAACAACATACCTGCGCCTAGCATTTTGCCCGGTTTTCTCATATTGTCCTTCAGGATTAATTAAATAAAGAGCAATTATAGCACATATTTTCAATACTGCTACTTATCCGCTATAGTATGCTGTATCAAATGACCACTTTTTTCAGTGGATTGATTGCGGGGCCCTCCAGCACGTCGCCATGTTTAGAAAAGCGGCTTCCATGGCATGGGCAGTCCCAGGATTGTTCGGCGGTATTCCAGTGAACCACACAACCCATGTGCGGGCAGATAGCAGTGACTATATGTAGCTCGCCATCCCCGTCGCGATGAACGGCATATTTTGAACCCTCGAGCTCCATTATCTTCCCCTCATAGGTTCTTACTTCGGCAAAGCTGTCGGCATCTGTGGTCAGGAGATCCTTAACCATTTCATATGCCACGTTCGCATTTTCTTTAATGAAGTTAGATGCCGATGCGAGAAGCGTGATACGGGATGCATCATAGGTTTTGCTCCACTTGTTTGGCTTTTCTAAAATGCTATCACTGATAATCATAGCAGCGAGCGTTCCGTAGACTAAACCATCGGCACCAAACCCGGTAGCTATATACGTTTTTGAATCGCCCGAACTCAGGCCAATATAGGGGATACTATCAGCAGGTTTATACTGCTGTGCTGACCATCGGTACACAACATCGCCCACATCAAATCGCTTTCTTAAAAACGCTTCAAGCTTATGATAACACTCAAGGTTTTCTTCCTTCTGTCCAACCTTATGCATTTCACCAAGAACCATAATAATCTTCCCATGAGGTGAATCGTAAGTCCGCACGGAATAATGCTCTGTTTCCTGCATTTCCCAGTAAATTCCTGCCTCAGGATACGATCCAGTAGCTATAGCAGCAACAGCATACTCGCGGTATGGCCCCATAGAAGCATGTACCATATAAAGTCCCTTAGGAGTGTGAGTTGCCATGATCACTTTGGGGGCAGTCACTTTTCCATGCTCTGTTTCGACGGTACAAGTCTCTCCTTCTTCCACTTTCACTACCCTGCTATGCTCGAAAATGCGGCAGGATTCCGAGTCAATTTTTGAAGCCAGAGAAACTACATATTTTAAAGGGTTAAACTGCGCCTGGTTAGGGACAGCAAAACCATCTTTGACGGGTGAAGTATATGGAACATGAGACGAGACGGTCAGTCCGGCTACCGCAGCCGCGGTCCTTTCGTCGTTTATAAACGACTGGCGCTGCCCTTCTACGGAAAACAGATTCCAGGAAACTCTTTTAAAATCACATTCGATATCATTTACAGCTATGATCTCTTCAATAAGATCAACGGCGGCGGCCCTTGATTCAACAACCTCTATTAATTTAGCTTCATTAAACTTAGAAGATATCGAATGCAGACCCTCTCCTCCTACTGAGGCATATAAGTTTCCGGTCGAAAAACCAGTAGAGCTTTGTCCAACTTTATTTGACTCAAGCACGACAACCGACTTCCCGGCTATTGATAGTAAATATGCAGCAGTGATCCCGGTGATGCCACCGCCAATAATTACCACATCCGCGCTAATGTCGCCGCTTAATTGGGGAAATGCAGGAGAATGTACTTCGTCCCGCCATACTGAAGGGTTTTCCATAAAATATTCAAGGTAGTTTTAATGATAATTAAAAAACTGCGGCTAAAGTTTTAATTTTTTACTATTAGTCTTAAGCTGTTTTACCGGGCAGCATGACGGGTACTTTTCCCAACGACTGTTAAAAGGGACACACCACAAAACGCGAGAATACTTAATGAAAGGACGAATGCAGTCCAGCCCCAGTGATGCATTATAATTCCGGTAACAGTGCCTAGTATACTAGACCCCAAATAGTAAAAAAGCAGATAGATTGAAATGCTCGTTGAGCGTTCAAAGGGGATGTACTGGGCCACGACGCGACTAGCTATAGCGTGAGCTCCAAAAAAAGCGAATGTAAAAACACCAAGTCCCGCGGCAACAAGAAGAATATTACCCGGAAGTAGAAAAAACAAGGCAAAAAGCATTAAAACGAGCATGAATATCAGTGTTTTTTGAACCCCATGGCGATCAGACAATACACCACCGGCCATCGAGCCGATACTTCCCAATATGTACATCAGATAAATTGAAGCGATGACTTCATGAGGCAGATCGAATGGATGATTTTCAAGGCGGAAACCCAGATAGTTGTATATGCTTACAAAACATCCGAGCAGTATTGCACCCAGTAAGAACATAGACAATAAAGGGACCGCACTCAGATGTCGCTTCATCTCCTTAATTTTATCACCGGCATTGATCTTAACTGGCCTGAAATGGAGTGATTCAGGTGCTGTCCATGCGAACAGCAAGCCGCAACCCAGGCAGAATATTCCAACAGTACAAGCTGCCCATTCCCAATCCAGCCAGCCCGTGAGTAAGGTTGTGACAATACGTCCGCTCATACCACCGACAGCATTGCCTGCAATATTCATGCTCGTAACGGTACCCAGAACTCCAGGATGCACTTCTTCGGCAATATAGGCAACTACTACAGATGCCGATCCGGCAAGTAAGATCCCTTTTACTGTATTTATTGATATAAGGACCCAGAAATATCCGGCGAACGAGGAGAGGATTGTGAGGACTGAAGAGCTGATTAAGGCTATGCTGATCAACTTTTTTCTCGAAATGCGATCAGCAAAGAAAATTCCGCTGAAAAGTCCTACGGCCATTCCCATGGTTGAAAATGATACAGCGAAGCTGCTTTCGGCAGGATTTATGTGAAACTGTCT
The window above is part of the Arcticibacter tournemirensis genome. Proteins encoded here:
- a CDS encoding flotillin family protein — its product is MNPLIIVVVFAVVIFVTFAAILSRYKRCPSDRILVVYGRTGKNKEGGISTARCVHGGAAFIWPVFQDYAFLELKPISIEANLTNALSKQNIRVDVPCRFTVGISTEPEVMSNAAERLLGLTMEQIQELSKDLLFGQLRLVIATMDIEEINNDRDKFLANVTNNVDAEIRKIGLKLINVNVTDIRDESGYIEALGKEAAAKAINEAKKSVAEQERYGEIGKAEADRDKDIKISETQRDRDSQIANAVKDREVLIAAAKRDEAIGKAEAERDRDIRIAETGRDTRIKIASNNASAVEGENSAKIAIASSDALRREKEAEANRIAIAAEKVQEAKALEEAYNAEKLAEMARAERERASQKANIVVPAEIDKEKMIIDAEAEAEKVRREAKGQADAIFAKMEAEAKGIYEILTKQAEGYEQIVKAAGGDPKQAITFLIADKLPELVKTQVEAVKNIKIDKITVWDGNNNGTGKTSTSNFISGMMQSVPPLNDLFNMAGMELPHYLKGEGKPAQEAGSEVLPEDKKD
- a CDS encoding IS1182 family transposase; protein product: MKTRSNVHFKALTSQQVVLFPSNIGDRIPSDHPVRIVNQVVESLNIDDILSGYKGGGTSSFHPRMLIKVLFYSYFCNIYSCRKMAQALQENIHFMWLSGNSTPDFRTINDFRGKRLKDKIQHLFAELVRLMADLGYVSLDIQYVDGTKLESASNRYTFVWKGSTEKNKAKLEEKITGVLGDIDRSIKHDKAELASPEKPGVPVSSTELKNRIDELNGRLAELNKQQKKEVKKLEKDALPRLEKYEAQLETLGTRNSYSKTDQDATFMRMKEDHMKNGQLKPAYNTQISTENQFITNFSIHQRAGDTATLTLHLEQFKAHYNKQSKKVVADSGYGSEQNYQWMEDNDIEAFIKYNYFHKEQKRSFKKNIYHASNLPYDVQGDYFICPAGKRMIKMEESERISELGYKSKVSCYKTESCQGCPLRKMCYKGDEDRKIEVNHALRAFKEKVKQKLLSEEGVRLRKNRAIEPEAVFGQLKSNNRFNRFRLRTLPKVNIEFGLAAIAHNLRKMAAKAA
- a CDS encoding FAD-dependent oxidoreductase, whose protein sequence is MENPSVWRDEVHSPAFPQLSGDISADVVIIGGGITGITAAYLLSIAGKSVVVLESNKVGQSSTGFSTGNLYASVGGEGLHSISSKFNEAKLIEVVESRAAAVDLIEEIIAVNDIECDFKRVSWNLFSVEGQRQSFINDERTAAAVAGLTVSSHVPYTSPVKDGFAVPNQAQFNPLKYVVSLASKIDSESCRIFEHSRVVKVEEGETCTVETEHGKVTAPKVIMATHTPKGLYMVHASMGPYREYAVAAIATGSYPEAGIYWEMQETEHYSVRTYDSPHGKIIMVLGEMHKVGQKEENLECYHKLEAFLRKRFDVGDVVYRWSAQQYKPADSIPYIGLSSGDSKTYIATGFGADGLVYGTLAAMIISDSILEKPNKWSKTYDASRITLLASASNFIKENANVAYEMVKDLLTTDADSFAEVRTYEGKIMELEGSKYAVHRDGDGELHIVTAICPHMGCVVHWNTAEQSWDCPCHGSRFSKHGDVLEGPAINPLKKVVI
- a CDS encoding MFS transporter, producing the protein MEYEHSEVRTSNVNEGDDRKNVKQIGLCIFLAGLSCFAQLYLFQPIMPELARQFHINPAESSFAVSFSTMGMAVGLFSGIFFADRISRKKLISIALISSSVLTILSSFAGYFWVLISINTVKGILLAGSASVVVAYIAEEVHPGVLGTVTSMNIAGNAVGGMSGRIVTTLLTGWLDWEWAACTVGIFCLGCGLLFAWTAPESLHFRPVKINAGDKIKEMKRHLSAVPLLSMFLLGAILLGCFVSIYNYLGFRLENHPFDLPHEVIASIYLMYILGSIGSMAGGVLSDRHGVQKTLIFMLVLMLFALFFLLPGNILLVAAGLGVFTFAFFGAHAIASRVVAQYIPFERSTSISIYLLFYYLGSSILGTVTGIIMHHWGWTAFVLSLSILAFCGVSLLTVVGKSTRHAAR